The genomic stretch TTTTTCACGGTAAGTTGAAACTTTATTGAATTATTCAGTCAGTCATTATCATGTAAGACTTTTATTCTGTAATACTTGTAAGCTTGCATAATATtctttactttatttaaatgtaatacaaccctcattgttttttgtttttttttatgttttatctttatatttgtaaatgttgttttgtcttgctttaataaaaatatttagtcATGAGGAGGTTTTCAGAAACTCGACATAATGTTTATGACTGTCAGTGAAGCTGTTTGAgtttgaatgaaatgaaatgggTCATTCTGATGCTAAGAATATGCAAactcatgatgatgatgatgatgagtaaATAAACACTACTAGGCTGTTTTGTAATCGATCTGGTTATTTTGGTGAACTTTACCTCACTGGTTTACATGTAACTTTACTGATCAAAGTCCTGCGCTGTTATCATAACCTTTATAACACATCAGGtcatcattcatatatatatatatatacatacatacacatatatatatatatatatatatatatatatatatatatatatatatatatataatgtgtgtgtgtgtgtgagagtgtgagagagagagtgtacgTGTGTGTAGCTCATTCATGAAACAGGAGCAGCACAGTTTTCTATGGAAATCAATCAGATTCATTCTTACATACATTTCTGCATTGCATTAAGTGGCACAATAGTAATAATTCAGAATGATTTTCACagaaatcagttgtgctgctgtttcatgaatgaggcccactgagtgtgaatgtgtgttgtTGGTATAATAGTGAGTCTCTTCAGAACAGCTGACTGATCATTTCCACTCGTTCACTCTGATCTGGGATCTGCTCTCTGCACACAGACTGGCCTTAGATCAACCGCTAGCCAAAAAAATACCATGGTGactacagtaaaacagtgataAACATCAGAGAGAatctaaacaaatgataatgaTACAAAATAACAACATAAAGCCTCCAAATAAACCACTAATGAGAATCATGTGATCCTCAGCTGAAAGTGTGATTTTGCAGAGATGATTTGATTTTCCGCTAGACACAGAGCTTTCGGAGAAACTTTGAGTTTATTTAGGGTTGTTTCATGACTCTGACACACACAGAGCTGTAATTGTGGTTTTCCGGATATTGTGTTTTAATCTGGTTTTTCAGTGGACAGTGTTTTGGCCTCAGGACGTCCCGTATGGCAGTCTGGGTCCTCTCGGAGCTCTGGCCAAACATTTGGTTGACTATCATTATCCTGTGCTGTATTACGGgtgagtgacctctgacctctgcaCGAATCTGTTCAAAACTGGGCATTTGGTGCATTAATTGCAAAAGAATTGCACATTACAGTATGTTTATATGAAGGATTGTGCGAATAATTCTCTGTGGAAAAATCTGGTCTTTTAGAATTTGGTGCAAAATGTGCTTAAATCATcttttcatgaaaaatacactttaaaattgCTCAATAACTGCACATTATGCTTAAATGAAAAATTGTGCAAATAATTATCTTTGGAACATGTCTGTAAAATTTCTGGTCTTTTAGAATTTAATGCAAAATGTGCTTAAACATCTTTTCATGAAAAGTACTCTTATAAATTGAAAAACTACACATTATGTTCATAAGAAAACCTGTGCAAATAATTATCTTTGGAaaacctgtgaaaaaaaaaaaaaaaaaatacgtttaaaaaaataataataataatttaatgcaaaACATGCTTAATTCGTcttttcatgaaaaatacactttaaaattgCTCAATAACTGCACATTATGTTCATATGAAAAATTGTGCAAATAATTATCTTTGGAAAacctgtgggggaaaaaaaaaaaaaaaagtctgtttttattttttaaagaattcggtgtaaaatgtgcttaaatcatcttttcatgaaaaaatgcactttaaaattGCTCAATAACAGCATATTATGCTCATATGAAAatctgaaatttttttttttttttttttttttttttttaagaattcggtgcaaaatgtgcttaaatcagcttttaatgaaaaatacactttaaaatttctcaaaaCTGCACATTATGTTCATATGAAAAATTGTGCAAATAATTATCTTTGGAAatcctgtcaaaaaaaaaaaaaaaaaatatatatatatatttaagaatttGGTGCAAAATGTGCTTAAATCATCTTTTCATGAAAAATACTCATATGAAATTATGCTCATGAAAAATTGTGCATATGATTCTCCTCAAGAACATCTCTGGCCTTTTACATAAAGGGGcaaaattgtcatgaaaataatgtaacaaaacaATGCAAAGAAAGTCTCAGTGGTGCTTAAAAGGCCGTCTTATGATGTTTGTTCCGGCCGTCTGTGTTTCAGATGGTATCTGACGTGGATCATCCATTTGTTCGAGGCTCTTTATGCGCTGAAGGTCTGCAGGTAAAAACATTCTTGTGTTTTATAGTTCAGCGATCAGGATGTTTCATCTTTTCTACCACAGGGTGGCAGTGCAGATCATCAGATGTCTGCATGTTGTTCATACTGTTGTACTGTGTGCATCATGTATGTATAGAAAACCTGAGTTACTACATTTGGCAAAATGACTGACTGTAATGCCATCTCATATTTTGATTAGACTgataaaattgcattaaaaaagaTGACATAATATTCAGTGTAAACTGCATAGCTTTACTATGAGCAGAAAATACATATGCAAACGAGAAGAATCTTTATAAATGATTAAGACATCAGTTTTTCCCAGAAGAAATGCAGGAATGTGTTGacgtgtttgtgtttgtgtctgcAGTGATAAAGGCATCGACAACACTTCCACACGTTTGCTGTGGTTTGCTCAGACCTTCTTGTTTGGTATCGCGTCTCTTGGTCTTCTGCTCAAATACAAGCCCGACGGCCGACCCAAGCGCCAGTGAGAGAAACCACCGGTCATTTCCCAGCAGGATACTGATCTTTGTATTCCAGAGGATGTCAACAGGAGCACATAAAGCAGCTGTCGAGGTTTCAGTTATACGGTCACATCACTTCCATGTTTAGCATGGCCTTTTTTTACATGATCCGGGTTTAGTTCAACTATCAGCAGCATTAATGTCCTTTCCCACAGAAAATCATTTCAACTCGACAGtcagtgttttaaaaagtgcagCGAGACTGAGTGATAAACATCAAAATACACACTGTTTAGTTACACATGTTTACATGAGACTAGTGTCTAGTGACCTTTACTGGTATAGATAGTTTAAGAGCCATGGAAATCCTGTAAACATGGTAactttattaacaataatagtaACAATATTCAGCGAGCCCTCCATTTAAGCTGTAATATTTCACTAACACTTCACTTAAAGCCTttgtttaatgcattataaatgtatttggtaacacttaactAATGTTGTTAACTaaggaaccttattgtaaacataaactaataatgaactgcacttaaacagcatttattaatctttgttaatgttaatttttaacatttactaatatgttattaaaatcttgttaacattagttaatacactgtgaactaacatgaacaaacaatgaacaactgtattttcattaactaacgttaacgaagattagtaaatacagtaacaaatgtattgctcatggttagttcatgttagttaatacagtaactaatgtttaaccttattgtaaagttttaccatgtattcataatgcatgttaaaatgcattatatcttttcataaaaaattgcaaccagttaaaatgcattataatatttgcagaatCCGTGTCACATCTGAAACTGGTTGTTTGGCATGTTTGGTGTTTTAATGCATACTTTCTAAAGTATCATAtctttggttacaattattcatgatataatacaatgcattataagaaggcttttttaaacttttataatgcattatacataaaggctttaaataaagtgtttccATATATTTCATCCAAGACATTGAAGAAAATTGGCATGgaatttactttaaaacaattttcactcagaaattgctagtaaattatgcacataattacaaagaaatggcaaggtAAACCTGAAATTTTGAAGTTGAAAGACTGAAACAGTATTttcatactccaataatcttctAAAATCAGTTTTTAGAGTTCATGCTCTGCTGTAATTATGAGATGGAAATTATTCAGGTTACACTTAGattttatgggtttttttttagcagtttaATTGttagattatttaaatataacttgAATTAAATCATTTGAAGTCATTCTGAGGCCCTCCAGTGAAACCACCAGACGCCTTACagcttaaacacattttaaagtaaaagttcATGAGTTTGAATGAAAGCACGAGGGTTTTCTGTGGTGATCAGATGCTGTTGGAGCTGAACACAGAGCATTCTTCTACCGCAGGGTTTCTCAAGCTCTGCTCCAGGGTTCAGAAGTGCACTTGGATATTTAGAATATCTGTAGATTCATAGACTTCAGCTCAAACACATTACTGATGAGGAACTGCAGTGTTCAGTCACTATAGTTCACTTCTAGAGTTTTTACCATTATACGATTTACAGATCGAGAGGACACAGTGTTTAACGCTGGTGAGTGTTTGAATGATGGACCGTGTGGTTGGTCTTTTTAAAGAGATGCAAAATAAACggatttgaaatgtttgtttttttttgtcatctgtCATTCAGTATACAGTCACAtcataaaatactgtaaaacagaTTTGTTTTGCAGCTCAGATACTCaattttgattattaattattgcagcAAGATGATAGtgaaaaagatgccattaaccCTCATGCGGTGTTCGGGTCATTTTGACCCGGAGAAGATTTCCTTTTTCCCAAAAATACTAGTTGTTATCACATTGGACTGAAACTTTGTGACGTTGTTCACACAGGGTATAACTacttctcaatttttttttgataattttccaACTTTTTTTGGTTTCACCTTgtcacacttgtggtgttcctggtcaaaaatgaccggctTACAAAAATTGCTCATAAATCTCtcattatgctatattatcaccaaatattggattcaatctttttgtcatcttgttttctttcatttaggactggttttgtatttatttttgcatctgATTGATCGTAGGCCTCCTTTATCTGAGAGTAAGCacctcagtttttgagtgaaaaaagtgtttttttgtagataattttctcaattttacaaaaaatattaaacaaatttgcattgtttatcacactagtgtgctttaatgtttaagcaggaaatgtgttttgaaattttttttttttttttttatttattacaaaaaggCATAAAatcacacttgtggtgttcccggtcaaaaatgaccggcctacaaaaatagcttataaatcacttgttatgctattttatcaccaaatattggattcaatctttttgtcaacttgttttctttcaattaggacaggttttgtatttatttttgaaacttaTTGATtgtaggcctcattgatctgagcttatactggtcaaaaatgacggctcattgaaaatgaatgggggagTCGAAAATCAGAGAAACAATCAGTGTTGGGAGCgtgttcatcatgttcatgttcacatatgTACATGTGGGTGAGCAAAAATAAAGGCCTCGGACCTCTGCATGTGTGGACACATGCATACTCGTGCATCCGTGCACATTCACACACGttcatgtacacaaacaaactattttGAGTATTACAGGCTTTCTTTTGCACAGAGATGAACTTTATCCTCAAATCAGTGAggctcagatcaatgaggcctacgatcaatcagtttcaaaaatgaatgcaaaacctgtcctaatttaaagaaaacaagttgacaaaaagattgaatccaatatttggtaaTAAACTAGCGAAACAGGTGATTTATAAGTTATTTTTCTGCAGGCCGGTCATTTGTGAGTGTGATTTTATgccattttgtaataaataaaaacaaaataaaaccatttcaaaacaaatttcttgtttaaacattaaagcacactagtgtgataaacagtgcacatatttttcatatttggtgcaaaattgacaaaattatccacaaaaaaacactttttttcactcaaaaactgaggtACATAAGCTCAGATAAATAAGGCCTACGAACGATACGttcaaaaaataaacacaaaacctgtcctaattgaaagaaaacaagctgaCAAAAAGGTTGAATCCAGTATTTGGTGATAAGGTAGCATAACGAGatatttataagcaattttttgcaggccggtcatttttgaccggtAACACCACGAGTGTGATAGGGTTTTCAACACAGCACAAGAgttaaacaaataattaaaatacaccgtctttatgttgtttataCGTTCATTTGGAGATTCACTGTGAGATGatgtattacaatataaaaatatattacaagtTTTAATGATAGCTGTggttaatcatgattaattaattgacagcattttttttcatatagtaGAGAGTGTTTACACCCCATCCATGTGAAATCATTCACGCCAGTCacattacactgcaaaaatcatgttcttcctcagtgtttttgtcttgtttttcagcgcaaatatctaaacattcatgAATCGATATACATCGATGAAttattctgaaaaatgtatgaaaattaaGAGTTTGTGCTtttaaacaagaacaaatatctgccaatggggtcagaaaaataaacttaattcaaaaggGAAAACGATAAAACAAGACAAGATTTTCTGACTCAATTGGCAGAAAATCTCTGACTCA from Ctenopharyngodon idella isolate HZGC_01 chromosome 13, HZGC01, whole genome shotgun sequence encodes the following:
- the tmem254 gene encoding transmembrane protein 254 — its product is MAKSDGCSYFRRSSLFWIVTVTVSLGFFTWTVFWPQDVPYGSLGPLGALAKHLVDYHYPVLYYGWYLTWIIHLFEALYALKVCSDKGIDNTSTRLLWFAQTFLFGIASLGLLLKYKPDGRPKRQ